From Gimesia panareensis, the proteins below share one genomic window:
- a CDS encoding serine protease — MKALRPQLSLVVGICLITLGMFSSTAQAQSVCLPAPRLLTTMPMGGQAGTSFDVKIAGQDIDDAEELNFSHPGITAEPKLDKNGLPIANQYVVTIAKDCPAGVHEARVMTRLGLSSSRAFNVGTLAEAVQTPGKNATLESAMQLDLNSICNAVMTSRKIDYYTFDAKEGQRVVVDCAAKGIDSKLNPVVIIANEKGMDLVVERRGGMLDFKVPKTGKYVIKVHGLTYDGGPYHFYRLAVKTAQPDEIVARLPSIQKVSAFSWPPAGLTDANIRPEAEPNNKQTQAQKITLPCDITGSFYPAADVDTFEFTAKKGEVWWVEVASERLGRPTDPSIVVQQVTGTGADEKRTDLVELKDIPSPVKVSSNGYSYDGPPYNAGSSDILGKMVIKQDGVHRLQLRDLFGGTRNDPKNVYRLIIRKAAPDFAIVGWALHMNLRNGDRNALSKPIALRGGATMPFEVVVVRRDGFDGEIELFMDNLPEGVTASGLKIPKGKSRGIMLITVAEHAPRGYTSANFYGKATIDGKEVTHPCHLASMQWPVPNAWSEIPSPRLMADVPVSVTDSEQAPITIAPTEDKVFEVTAGEKLTIPLKHIRRNDFSGANITLKTYGDGFEGNPAFDATLKGDNSEAVLDLAKLKPAPGEYNIAFYGYAVARYRENPAGIALAESGLKQAKLEAEALEAQADKLAKIAESAPDAERPSAKSAAKEAAAKAKAAQSDIAKADKQLKAAVARAKPKDIVDIIVSTPIRIRVNPAKKAQ, encoded by the coding sequence ATGAAAGCTCTTCGACCGCAACTTTCACTCGTTGTGGGAATCTGTCTCATCACGCTGGGCATGTTTTCTTCCACCGCACAGGCACAGTCCGTCTGTCTGCCTGCACCGCGACTGCTGACAACGATGCCGATGGGCGGACAGGCTGGCACATCATTCGACGTCAAAATCGCCGGCCAGGATATCGATGATGCTGAAGAGTTGAACTTTTCACATCCCGGGATCACCGCAGAGCCCAAGCTCGACAAAAACGGTCTGCCAATCGCGAATCAGTATGTGGTGACGATTGCCAAAGACTGTCCGGCAGGCGTTCACGAAGCCCGTGTGATGACGCGGCTCGGTCTGTCTTCTTCCCGCGCCTTCAATGTGGGCACTCTGGCCGAAGCAGTTCAGACACCCGGCAAAAACGCGACACTCGAATCGGCCATGCAGCTGGATCTGAACTCGATCTGTAACGCTGTAATGACCAGCCGTAAGATTGATTACTACACCTTTGACGCCAAAGAGGGACAGCGGGTTGTTGTAGACTGTGCCGCCAAAGGCATCGATTCCAAGCTCAATCCGGTGGTGATCATTGCCAATGAGAAAGGTATGGACCTGGTCGTCGAACGCCGCGGCGGGATGCTCGATTTCAAAGTTCCCAAAACCGGTAAGTATGTTATTAAAGTCCACGGCCTGACCTACGACGGCGGTCCCTATCACTTCTATCGACTGGCTGTCAAAACGGCGCAGCCGGATGAAATCGTAGCGCGACTGCCTTCGATTCAGAAAGTGAGCGCTTTCTCCTGGCCTCCGGCCGGACTGACTGACGCCAACATCCGTCCTGAAGCCGAACCGAACAACAAGCAGACCCAGGCCCAGAAGATTACTCTGCCCTGTGATATCACCGGCAGCTTCTATCCCGCAGCGGACGTCGATACCTTCGAGTTTACCGCGAAGAAGGGAGAAGTCTGGTGGGTGGAAGTCGCTTCCGAGCGTCTGGGACGTCCCACCGATCCTTCGATCGTCGTACAGCAGGTGACAGGCACCGGCGCCGATGAAAAGCGAACCGATTTGGTCGAACTGAAAGACATTCCCAGTCCGGTGAAGGTTTCCAGTAACGGCTATTCCTACGACGGCCCTCCCTACAACGCCGGTTCGTCCGATATCCTCGGCAAAATGGTGATCAAGCAGGATGGCGTACATCGTCTGCAGCTCCGGGATCTGTTCGGCGGTACCCGCAACGATCCGAAGAACGTCTATCGCCTGATCATTCGCAAAGCGGCTCCCGATTTTGCGATTGTGGGCTGGGCTCTGCACATGAACCTGCGGAATGGCGACCGTAATGCCCTTTCCAAACCGATTGCCCTGCGAGGCGGCGCCACGATGCCCTTCGAGGTTGTCGTTGTGCGACGCGATGGATTTGACGGTGAAATCGAACTCTTCATGGATAACCTGCCCGAAGGTGTCACTGCCAGCGGGTTGAAAATTCCCAAAGGCAAGTCGCGGGGCATCATGCTGATTACGGTAGCAGAGCACGCACCCCGGGGTTACACCAGTGCCAACTTCTACGGCAAAGCGACGATTGACGGGAAAGAAGTCACACATCCCTGTCATCTGGCGTCCATGCAGTGGCCGGTGCCGAATGCCTGGAGCGAGATTCCCAGTCCGCGTCTGATGGCCGATGTTCCGGTTTCGGTGACCGATTCCGAACAGGCACCGATCACGATCGCTCCCACAGAAGACAAAGTGTTTGAAGTGACTGCCGGCGAAAAACTGACCATTCCGCTCAAGCACATTCGCCGCAACGATTTTTCCGGTGCGAATATTACTCTCAAAACGTATGGCGATGGTTTTGAAGGCAACCCGGCTTTCGATGCGACCCTGAAAGGGGACAACTCAGAAGCGGTTCTCGATCTGGCCAAACTCAAACCCGCACCCGGGGAATACAATATCGCCTTTTACGGCTATGCCGTCGCCCGTTACCGCGAAAATCCAGCCGGGATTGCCCTGGCAGAGTCGGGTTTGAAGCAGGCCAAACTGGAAGCGGAAGCCCTGGAAGCCCAGGCGGACAAACTGGCAAAAATCGCTGAGTCCGCTCCTGATGCTGAACGTCCCAGTGCGAAATCGGCAGCGAAAGAGGCAGCCGCCAAGGCAAAAGCAGCTCAGAGTGACATCGCCAAAGCCGATAAACAGTTAAAGGCAGCCGTAGCTCGCGCCAAACCCAAAGATATTGTTGACATCATCGTTTCCACTCCGATTCGTATCCGTGTCAATCCAGCTAAGAAGGCACAATAA
- a CDS encoding DUF1501 domain-containing protein, producing MTDNFHASSILPCPGPVNRRGFLRMGLAGFASMSLPGILRLRAASPVQKKKDNTAVIMVWQPGGCSHIDTYDPKPNAPIEYRGPFNTIRTSVPGMDFTELLPMQAKIADKFTVLRSMRHGSPGHPAGTLRMLTGDTDIRDKSIPKYPDWMCVTNYLRAQQGPRENPLPPYVGINFSSQRVGATYLGDAYGPFTVSGDPNKPNFSVPNIGLSNSAEVTQLDRRASLREKLDTLERSFDQAGELEALDEFEAQALTLLTNPKAKEAFDISKEDDKTRDRYGRNTWGQQLLMARRLVEAGVDVISTSLSGPLCGRVNNWDDHAVNHHVFDALRFRSQAYDQAVSALIEDIYERGLDERVLVVVTGEFGRTPKVNYQPSTGAGNASAPAGTKQPGRDHWPRAFSNIWAGGGIETGRFIGASDKLGEDSIERICGAGDFLATIYHHLGIDSSHVFIEDFNGRPTPIVADQGKPIPELIG from the coding sequence ATGACAGACAATTTTCATGCTTCATCGATTCTCCCCTGTCCGGGACCGGTCAATCGCCGTGGCTTCCTCCGCATGGGACTCGCTGGTTTTGCTTCCATGAGTCTGCCGGGCATTCTGCGTCTGCGGGCTGCCAGTCCGGTGCAGAAGAAAAAGGATAACACCGCCGTCATCATGGTCTGGCAGCCAGGCGGCTGTTCCCACATTGATACCTACGATCCCAAGCCGAACGCCCCGATTGAATACCGCGGCCCTTTCAACACTATCCGGACCAGCGTTCCGGGTATGGATTTCACCGAACTGCTGCCAATGCAGGCGAAGATCGCTGATAAGTTCACCGTACTGCGTTCCATGCGTCACGGCAGCCCCGGCCATCCCGCGGGAACACTCCGCATGCTGACCGGCGATACGGATATTCGCGACAAGTCGATTCCCAAATACCCGGACTGGATGTGCGTTACGAATTACCTGCGTGCCCAGCAGGGACCGCGGGAAAATCCGCTGCCACCATACGTAGGGATCAATTTCTCATCCCAGCGGGTCGGTGCCACGTACCTGGGTGATGCCTATGGTCCGTTTACCGTTTCGGGAGATCCCAATAAGCCCAATTTCAGCGTGCCGAATATCGGGCTTTCCAATTCGGCAGAAGTGACTCAACTGGATCGACGGGCCAGCCTCCGCGAAAAGCTGGATACGCTGGAACGCTCTTTTGACCAGGCGGGCGAACTCGAAGCCCTGGACGAATTCGAAGCCCAGGCGCTGACGCTGCTCACGAATCCCAAGGCCAAGGAAGCCTTTGATATCAGCAAGGAAGACGACAAGACACGCGATCGCTACGGTCGCAATACCTGGGGGCAGCAGCTGCTGATGGCTCGCCGCCTGGTGGAAGCGGGTGTCGATGTGATCTCGACCAGCCTCAGCGGTCCGTTGTGTGGCCGGGTGAATAACTGGGATGACCACGCCGTGAACCACCATGTATTCGACGCCCTGCGTTTCCGCTCACAGGCCTACGACCAGGCTGTTTCAGCATTGATTGAAGACATCTATGAACGAGGCCTGGATGAACGGGTGCTGGTCGTCGTGACAGGCGAATTCGGCCGGACTCCCAAGGTCAACTACCAGCCCAGTACCGGGGCCGGTAATGCCAGTGCTCCCGCCGGAACCAAGCAGCCTGGTCGCGATCACTGGCCACGCGCCTTCTCCAATATCTGGGCCGGCGGCGGTATCGAAACCGGACGTTTCATCGGTGCCAGCGATAAGCTGGGTGAAGATTCCATCGAGCGGATCTGTGGGGCCGGCGACTTCCTGGCGACGATTTACCATCACCTGGGCATCGATTCCTCGCATGTCTTCATCGAAGACTTCAACGGTCGTCCGACACCCATCGTCGCCGACCAGGGGAAACCGATTCCGGAACTGATCGGCTAA
- a CDS encoding DUF1549 and DUF1553 domain-containing protein, with translation MNILPQAASKRLLFLGLNLLLATFCFSSVARAAESKKPVSFVNDVIPVLTKAGCNMGSCHAKAGGGQNGFQLSMLGFEPREDYDSLVKEAQGRRLFPLAPSQSLLLTKATNETPHGGGSRLKKDSEGYLLIKRWIEEGTRWETGNEPTLVSVEVQPGRGLVQMGEKQQLKAVAKYSDGTTRDVTERALYESNIKSMAEVDDQGLVKVLDIPGKVAVMVRYQGKMAVFTAAVPLNAPVQKVPSEKNFIDKFVFANLKELGIPPSPVCDDATYLRRVTIDICGRFPTEEETQDFLADTTPDKRDKLVERLLQSPNYADYFASKWTPLLKNRRDAASDITSNFAFHAWIRDSMLANVPYDQLVRELLGATGTVVSNPPVAWYKRVKDPKEQLEDIAQLFLGVRMQCAQCHHHPFERWSQDDYYGLAAFFSQIGRKPTGIQGEDLIFHQRGVAQAKNVKSGEMLKPVALGDEVGEIAPDEDPRLKLVNWMSSPDNPFFAKALVNRYWKHFFKQALIEPEDDIRDTNPPSNPELMAALEEHFVKSGFDLKELVKVITQSHTYQLSAMPNEYNLLDRQNYSRFYPRRLQAEVMLDSIDDLAGAETSFANLPPGTRAIALPDNSYTGSSAFLKVFGRPNSSSVCECERVQTSSLAQSLHLMNSSEVKSKLGAGSGRAAQLAKAEEPVEAKVKKLYMAAFSREPRPEELKTAVEFLTTPVEEGKTKADTKKKPTSKDYQDLIWALMNTKEFLFNH, from the coding sequence ATGAATATCTTGCCTCAAGCTGCTTCAAAGCGTCTGTTATTTCTCGGTCTGAATCTTCTGCTGGCCACCTTCTGCTTCAGCAGTGTCGCACGCGCAGCAGAATCAAAGAAACCGGTCAGTTTCGTGAATGATGTCATTCCAGTTCTGACGAAGGCGGGCTGTAACATGGGGTCCTGCCATGCGAAAGCCGGCGGAGGGCAGAACGGCTTTCAGTTATCCATGTTGGGATTTGAACCACGGGAAGATTACGACAGCCTGGTCAAGGAAGCGCAGGGACGACGCCTGTTTCCTCTGGCGCCTTCACAAAGTCTGCTGCTGACCAAAGCCACAAACGAAACACCACACGGTGGCGGGAGCCGGCTCAAAAAAGATTCCGAAGGCTATCTGCTGATCAAACGCTGGATAGAAGAAGGCACCAGATGGGAGACCGGCAACGAACCCACACTGGTCTCCGTCGAAGTGCAGCCGGGGCGTGGTCTGGTCCAGATGGGCGAGAAACAGCAGCTCAAAGCCGTCGCGAAATATTCGGATGGCACGACGCGCGATGTGACAGAAAGAGCGCTCTACGAATCCAACATCAAATCGATGGCGGAAGTAGATGACCAGGGGCTTGTCAAAGTCCTGGATATTCCCGGCAAAGTCGCCGTGATGGTACGCTACCAGGGAAAGATGGCTGTCTTCACTGCAGCAGTCCCGCTCAATGCTCCCGTTCAGAAAGTGCCGAGCGAAAAGAACTTCATCGACAAGTTTGTCTTCGCTAATCTCAAGGAACTGGGAATTCCTCCTTCACCCGTGTGTGATGACGCGACTTACCTCAGACGGGTGACGATCGACATTTGCGGTCGGTTTCCCACTGAAGAAGAAACGCAGGATTTCCTTGCGGATACCACTCCCGACAAACGGGACAAGCTGGTGGAACGTCTGCTGCAGAGCCCGAATTATGCGGATTACTTCGCTTCCAAATGGACGCCCCTGTTGAAGAACCGCCGGGATGCCGCCAGCGATATTACATCGAACTTCGCCTTCCATGCCTGGATCCGCGACAGCATGCTGGCCAACGTGCCCTACGATCAACTCGTCCGCGAACTGCTGGGAGCCACCGGGACCGTGGTCAGCAATCCGCCGGTCGCCTGGTATAAACGGGTTAAAGACCCCAAGGAACAACTCGAAGACATCGCCCAGCTGTTTCTGGGTGTGCGGATGCAATGTGCCCAGTGCCATCACCATCCGTTCGAACGCTGGAGCCAGGACGACTATTACGGTCTGGCGGCGTTCTTCTCGCAGATTGGTCGTAAGCCGACGGGAATTCAGGGCGAAGACCTGATCTTCCATCAGCGGGGTGTGGCCCAGGCAAAGAACGTCAAATCGGGCGAAATGCTCAAACCGGTCGCCCTTGGCGATGAGGTCGGCGAGATCGCACCCGATGAAGACCCCCGCCTGAAACTGGTCAACTGGATGAGTTCGCCGGACAATCCTTTCTTCGCGAAAGCACTGGTTAACCGCTACTGGAAACATTTCTTCAAGCAGGCATTGATTGAACCGGAAGATGATATTCGGGATACGAACCCGCCTTCCAACCCGGAGCTGATGGCCGCACTGGAAGAGCATTTCGTTAAGTCCGGATTCGACCTGAAAGAACTGGTCAAGGTGATCACTCAGTCGCATACCTATCAACTGAGTGCGATGCCCAACGAATACAATCTGCTCGACCGCCAGAACTATTCCCGCTTCTATCCGCGACGACTGCAGGCAGAGGTGATGCTCGATTCCATTGATGACCTGGCCGGTGCAGAAACTTCGTTCGCAAACCTGCCGCCGGGCACCCGGGCGATCGCGCTCCCCGATAACAGCTACACGGGTTCATCCGCGTTTCTGAAAGTCTTCGGACGCCCGAACAGTTCCAGTGTCTGTGAATGCGAACGGGTGCAGACCTCCAGTCTCGCCCAGAGCCTGCACCTGATGAATTCCAGCGAAGTGAAATCCAAACTGGGAGCTGGCAGTGGCCGGGCGGCTCAGCTGGCGAAAGCAGAGGAACCGGTGGAAGCCAAGGTGAAGAAGCTTTACATGGCTGCCTTCTCCCGTGAACCGCGTCCCGAAGAATTAAAGACCGCAGTCGAATTCCTGACCACTCCCGTCGAGGAGGGGAAGACCAAAGCGGATACAAAGAAAAAACCAACCAGCAAAGATTACCAGGACCTGATCTGGGCATTGATGAACACGAAAGAATTCCTGTTCAATCACTAG
- a CDS encoding PSD1 and planctomycete cytochrome C domain-containing protein, producing the protein MTTGLNRICLILSLITALATTASAETGKPEQLTYEEHIRPIFRAHCYDCHGATQDLKGGLDLRLVRFLIKGGESGESIIPGKPDESYLIERIESGDMPPGKARVPQHEIEIVKRWIAGGAKTARPEPESIGVGLGITPEERAYWAFQKIQRPEVSAEAKQNRRVRTPIDALLLQAIPEGLTFSPDTDRRTLIKRAYFDLLGLPPSPAEMQKALADTSDDWYEKLLDELLASPHYGERWARHWLDVAGYADSEGYTVKDDVRPWAWKYRDYVIKSLNENKPFDQFIAEQLAGDELAGKREGDLTPRQIELLAATGFLRMAADGTGSGSNNPEARNQVIADTMKIVGSSLLGLSVACAQCHDHRYDPIPQSDYFALRAIFEPTLDWQKWQTPQQRRISLYTAADRAEAAKVEAEAQKVLAEKNKVQAKYMAQALETELKKYESPLREQLKAAYDTPNAKRTAEQNELLKKHPSVNITPGVLYQYIPKSREEMQEFDKKVAEIRKKKPVEEFLRVAVEPPNHVPVTKLFHRGDYRQPKQEIKPGALQVVSPPDQQHLFPENDKSLPTTGRRLAFARWLTNGEHPLVARVLVNRFWMHHFGRAIVGTPGEFGKLGASPTHEKLLDWLADEFMAQGWDLKKLHKTIMLSTAYRQAGAPDPSKESIDADNLYYWRKPILRLEAETIRDRMLKVTGQLDEKLYGAPVSIKEDDFGQIVVSGDQHRRSLYVMARRSQPVGMLQTFDAPVMETNCERRSSSTVATQSLMLMNGSFILSQSGILAARLASEAPELKPETLAQLPALPATAKPVWSYGYRSLTDTKSLQGEFTALPHWTGSSWQGGPKLPDPNLGWVTLNAGGGHPAQKYAAVRRWTAPASGTLSVTGKLQHGSEQGDGVQALILSSRSGLAGDWKAHHSAVDTKAASLAVQQGDTIDFITGCNGNTGFDSFSWGLQLTLKSEGGPTFKWDSAAEFRGPEPAQKSLPAQAAYAFELTYCRKPTPEELKLVVGFMGNQLAWLQQHPDQLPKGVSPARQTMTNLCQTLMSSNEFLYID; encoded by the coding sequence ATGACCACTGGATTGAACCGCATTTGTCTCATTCTGTCGCTGATCACCGCTCTGGCGACCACCGCTTCTGCAGAGACGGGTAAGCCGGAACAGCTGACGTACGAAGAACATATCCGCCCCATTTTCCGCGCGCACTGTTACGACTGTCACGGTGCGACTCAGGATCTGAAGGGGGGCCTGGATCTGCGGCTGGTCCGTTTCCTGATCAAGGGGGGCGAATCGGGGGAATCCATTATTCCCGGGAAACCGGACGAAAGCTATCTGATCGAGCGGATTGAAAGCGGCGACATGCCTCCCGGCAAAGCTCGTGTCCCCCAACATGAAATTGAAATCGTCAAACGCTGGATCGCAGGCGGTGCGAAAACCGCACGCCCCGAGCCGGAATCGATCGGCGTCGGTTTAGGCATCACGCCGGAAGAACGCGCTTACTGGGCCTTTCAAAAGATCCAGCGTCCTGAAGTTTCTGCCGAAGCAAAACAGAACCGTCGCGTACGGACTCCCATCGATGCACTGCTTCTGCAGGCGATCCCTGAAGGGCTGACCTTCTCACCAGACACCGATCGGCGGACGCTGATCAAGCGGGCGTATTTCGATCTGCTGGGACTGCCTCCCAGTCCGGCTGAGATGCAGAAGGCGCTCGCGGATACATCAGACGACTGGTATGAAAAACTGCTGGATGAGCTGCTCGCTTCGCCGCACTACGGGGAGCGCTGGGCGCGGCACTGGCTGGATGTCGCCGGCTATGCGGATTCCGAAGGCTACACGGTCAAAGACGATGTCCGTCCCTGGGCCTGGAAGTACCGCGACTATGTCATCAAGTCGTTGAATGAAAACAAACCCTTCGATCAGTTTATTGCCGAACAGCTGGCGGGTGACGAACTGGCGGGGAAACGGGAAGGGGACCTGACCCCGCGGCAGATTGAACTGCTCGCTGCAACCGGGTTCCTGCGGATGGCCGCCGACGGTACCGGGAGTGGCAGTAATAATCCGGAAGCCCGGAACCAGGTGATTGCCGACACGATGAAGATTGTCGGTTCTTCACTGCTCGGACTCAGCGTGGCCTGTGCCCAGTGTCACGATCACCGTTACGATCCGATTCCGCAGTCCGATTACTTCGCGCTACGGGCGATCTTTGAACCGACCCTGGACTGGCAGAAATGGCAGACACCGCAGCAGCGCCGGATTTCGCTTTACACAGCAGCGGATCGCGCTGAGGCAGCGAAGGTCGAAGCGGAAGCGCAGAAGGTGCTCGCCGAGAAAAATAAAGTTCAGGCGAAGTACATGGCCCAGGCACTGGAGACCGAACTCAAGAAATACGAATCACCGCTGCGTGAGCAGCTGAAAGCCGCTTATGACACTCCCAACGCCAAGCGGACCGCCGAACAGAACGAACTGCTCAAGAAGCATCCCAGTGTGAATATCACGCCCGGCGTCTTGTATCAGTACATTCCGAAATCCAGAGAAGAGATGCAGGAGTTCGACAAGAAAGTCGCGGAGATCCGCAAAAAGAAACCGGTGGAAGAATTTCTGCGGGTCGCGGTCGAACCTCCGAATCATGTCCCGGTGACAAAACTGTTCCACCGCGGCGATTATCGTCAGCCCAAACAGGAGATCAAACCGGGCGCGCTGCAGGTCGTGTCTCCCCCGGATCAGCAGCATCTGTTCCCGGAAAATGACAAGTCTCTGCCCACGACAGGGCGGCGGCTCGCCTTTGCCCGCTGGTTGACCAACGGCGAACATCCGCTGGTTGCCCGTGTGCTGGTGAACCGTTTCTGGATGCACCACTTCGGTCGCGCCATCGTGGGCACGCCGGGTGAATTCGGGAAGCTCGGTGCGAGTCCCACCCATGAGAAGCTGCTGGACTGGCTGGCAGACGAATTTATGGCGCAGGGATGGGATCTGAAGAAACTGCATAAGACGATCATGCTTTCAACCGCCTATCGCCAGGCGGGGGCTCCTGATCCGAGTAAGGAGTCGATCGATGCCGACAACCTGTATTACTGGCGGAAGCCGATCCTGCGCCTCGAAGCGGAAACGATTCGCGACCGCATGCTGAAGGTAACCGGTCAGCTCGACGAGAAACTGTATGGTGCCCCGGTCAGCATTAAAGAAGATGATTTCGGACAGATCGTGGTCTCGGGCGATCAGCATCGCCGCAGCCTGTATGTGATGGCCCGCCGCAGTCAGCCGGTCGGCATGCTGCAGACCTTCGATGCTCCTGTGATGGAAACCAACTGTGAACGTCGTTCGAGTTCGACCGTTGCGACCCAGTCGCTGATGCTGATGAACGGGAGCTTCATCCTGTCCCAGTCCGGTATCCTGGCCGCACGGCTCGCCAGCGAAGCCCCCGAGCTGAAACCGGAAACGCTGGCACAACTGCCGGCACTCCCTGCGACCGCCAAGCCGGTCTGGAGCTACGGTTATCGCAGCCTGACAGATACGAAATCGCTGCAGGGTGAATTTACCGCGCTGCCGCACTGGACCGGCTCCAGCTGGCAGGGTGGCCCCAAACTTCCCGATCCCAACCTGGGCTGGGTCACGCTGAATGCCGGCGGTGGCCATCCCGCACAGAAATATGCCGCGGTTCGTCGCTGGACCGCTCCTGCCTCAGGCACGCTGTCTGTGACAGGCAAACTGCAGCACGGCAGCGAGCAGGGGGACGGCGTGCAGGCGCTGATCCTCTCCAGTCGATCCGGTTTGGCCGGTGACTGGAAAGCGCACCACAGTGCCGTCGATACCAAAGCGGCGTCGCTGGCGGTGCAGCAAGGCGATACCATCGATTTTATTACGGGCTGTAACGGGAATACCGGCTTCGATTCCTTCTCCTGGGGACTGCAGCTGACCCTCAAGTCCGAGGGGGGCCCGACTTTCAAATGGGATTCGGCAGCCGAGTTCCGGGGGCCGGAACCGGCTCAGAAAAGTCTCCCCGCCCAGGCTGCTTATGCCTTCGAATTGACCTACTGCCGCAAGCCGACTCCCGAAGAACTCAAGCTGGTGGTGGGCTTCATGGGAAATCAGCTGGCCTGGCTGCAGCAGCATCCGGATCAGTTGCCCAAGGGAGTCTCACCGGCCCGGCAGACGATGACCAACCTCTGTCAGACTCTGATGAGTTCCAACGAATTTTTATACATTGACTAA
- a CDS encoding DUF1501 domain-containing protein encodes MTQFFSRRQFLAENAMGIGSVALAWLLNQEHAQARPKSVTAAQEHFDLKPKPAPLAPQAKAMISLFQHGGPAHMDLTDPKPELSKYSGTDFKGDVQYSFVNEASKKLFGSPWKFSKHGECGTELSELLPHLGEIVDDICLIRSMHTGANGHEVSIRYFHGGIPGVVGRPNLGSWLVYGLGSESQNLPAYMVLTDPGGLPVDGVTNWSNGFMPSLFQGTVLRPKEPRILNLDAPAHLQGDLQAQNLELLETLNRKHYEQHPHESDLEARIASYELAARMQTAAREALDLSQETQATQEMYGLNNPKTRDYGTRCLIARRLVERGVRFVQLFLGGQPWDNHSNISTALPGICGRTDQPAAALVKDLKQRGMLDSTLVHWGGEIGRLPVTQDHGDPKKAGRDHNGQGFSIWLAGGGIKPGMTFGKTDEFGHKAVENVVTPNDFQATIMRLFGLDHQKLLFFYNGQEQMITNHRPARVVSEILEKPVPTVG; translated from the coding sequence ATGACACAGTTTTTCAGCAGAAGACAGTTTCTGGCAGAGAATGCCATGGGGATCGGCTCCGTCGCGCTGGCGTGGCTGCTGAACCAGGAACACGCACAGGCCCGCCCCAAGAGTGTGACCGCGGCGCAGGAGCACTTCGACCTCAAGCCCAAGCCCGCACCACTGGCACCGCAGGCGAAAGCGATGATCTCGCTGTTCCAGCACGGCGGTCCGGCGCACATGGACCTGACTGATCCCAAACCGGAGCTCTCAAAATACAGCGGCACCGATTTCAAAGGAGACGTGCAATACAGCTTTGTAAATGAAGCCAGCAAGAAGCTGTTCGGCAGTCCCTGGAAATTCAGTAAGCATGGTGAATGCGGGACTGAACTTTCGGAACTGCTGCCGCACCTGGGAGAGATCGTCGACGACATCTGCCTGATCCGTTCAATGCACACCGGGGCCAACGGGCATGAAGTTTCCATCCGCTATTTCCACGGTGGAATCCCGGGGGTCGTCGGTCGACCGAACCTCGGCTCGTGGCTGGTTTACGGACTGGGATCGGAATCTCAAAACCTGCCGGCTTACATGGTGCTCACCGATCCAGGCGGACTGCCCGTGGATGGCGTGACCAACTGGTCTAACGGGTTTATGCCTTCGCTGTTTCAGGGAACGGTATTGCGGCCCAAAGAACCGCGGATTCTGAATCTGGATGCCCCCGCGCACCTGCAGGGCGACTTACAGGCCCAGAACCTGGAACTGCTGGAGACCCTGAACCGCAAGCATTACGAGCAGCATCCGCACGAGTCCGATCTCGAAGCGCGGATTGCCAGCTACGAACTGGCGGCCCGGATGCAGACCGCGGCCCGCGAGGCACTCGACCTGTCTCAGGAAACACAGGCGACCCAGGAAATGTACGGCTTGAACAATCCCAAAACGCGCGACTACGGGACCCGCTGTCTGATTGCCCGGCGCCTGGTCGAACGGGGCGTTCGCTTCGTGCAACTCTTCCTGGGAGGTCAGCCCTGGGATAATCACAGTAATATTTCTACTGCGCTGCCCGGGATCTGTGGTCGTACGGATCAACCTGCGGCGGCACTCGTCAAGGATCTCAAGCAGCGCGGCATGCTGGATTCCACGCTGGTGCACTGGGGGGGCGAAATTGGTCGTCTGCCCGTGACCCAGGACCACGGCGATCCGAAGAAAGCGGGCCGGGATCATAACGGGCAGGGCTTCAGCATCTGGCTGGCCGGCGGCGGGATCAAGCCGGGAATGACCTTCGGCAAAACCGACGAATTTGGCCATAAGGCGGTCGAGAATGTGGTCACTCCCAATGACTTCCAGGCCACCATTATGCGACTGTTCGGCCTGGATCATCAAAAGCTGCTGTTCTTCTATAACGGACAGGAGCAAATGATTACCAATCACCGTCCCGCGCGTGTCGTGTCTGAGATTCTGGAGAAACCGGTCCCGACAGTCGGATAA